One window from the genome of Spirosoma rhododendri encodes:
- a CDS encoding AAA family ATPase, with protein MLKIKALRIEVFTVDGKYGRDIVFGDGLNIIYGNNTSGKSTCVQAILHGLGMEELLGGKAQKLCSPF; from the coding sequence ATGCTTAAAATAAAAGCTTTAAGAATTGAAGTTTTCACCGTAGACGGAAAATACGGCAGAGATATAGTATTTGGGGACGGCTTAAATATTATATACGGGAACAATACATCAGGAAAGAGTACATGTGTTCAAGCAATACTCCATGGATTAGGCATGGAGGAGCTTTTGGGGGGCAAGGCACAAAAACTATGCAGTCCGTTTTGA